The Triticum aestivum cultivar Chinese Spring chromosome 3A, IWGSC CS RefSeq v2.1, whole genome shotgun sequence genome includes a region encoding these proteins:
- the LOC123062123 gene encoding probable protein ABIL5 isoform X2, with product MDAGSAGDGEAGRQEGTPPSGAPTGPAAPFGRSSSSSGLGAKGGAAPQSFDGALRELKDLQSQLHQAADCCEKAFLATEEKRLILDSTKSYICNAVVAVIDHLGTVSSKLEHQLEDKTEIMQTEQKISFLKQRLLTCEQYAISLQLLAVRADAGAVQYHRRYLSQSTERNNQENVAKSRDDPEEPLKLNSTVAPGATRTLKPYDAESTIGREHAVAGADGGNPASTARSFSFRAEDVHVAAGGHHKKKKGSHGSNIMSFLKRSKRHA from the exons ATGGACGCGGGGagcgccggcgacggcgaggcggggcggcaggAGGGGACGCCTCCCTCCGGCGCGCCGACGGGCCCCGCGGCGCCGTTCGgcaggtcgtcgtcgtcgtcgggtcTCGGCGCGAAGGGCGGCGCAGCACCCCAGAGCTTCGACGGCGCGCTCAGA GAGCTCAAGGATCTGCAGTCGCAGTTGCACCAGGCGGCGGACTGCTGCGAGAAGGCGTTCCTCGCCACCGAGGAGAAGAGGCT AATCCTGGACAGTACAAAGAGCTACATCTGCAACGCGGTAGTGGCAGTGATTGATCATCTGGGGACCGTTTCATCCAAGCTTGAGCACCAGCTGGAGGACAAGACTGAGATCATGCAAACAGAGCAGAAGATCAGCTTCCTGAAGCAG AGGCTCTTGACATGCGAACAGTATGCAATTTCTCTCCAACTATTGGCCGTTCGTGCGGACGCTGGCGCCGTTCAATATCATCGCCGTTACCTTTCCCAAT CTACTGAAAGAAACAACCAGGAAAATGTTGCCAAGTCAAG AGATGACCCAGAAGAACCCCTCAAGCTCAATAGCACAGTGGCGCCAGGAGCTACTCGCACTCTGAAGCCATATGATGCTGAATCAACCATCG GGAGGGAGCATGCCGTGGCGGGTGCAGACGGTGGAAACCCAGCATCCACAGCGAGGTCATTTTCCTTCAGAGCAGAG GATGTTCACGTTGCTGCAGGGGGTCATCACAAGAAGAAGAAAGGCAGCCATGGCAGCAACATCATGTCATTTCTCAAAAGAAGCAAGCGACATGCGTAA
- the LOC123062123 gene encoding probable protein ABIL5 isoform X1, with translation MDAGSAGDGEAGRQEGTPPSGAPTGPAAPFGRSSSSSGLGAKGGAAPQSFDGALRELKDLQSQLHQAADCCEKAFLATEEKRLILDSTKSYICNAVVAVIDHLGTVSSKLEHQLEDKTEIMQTEQKISFLKQRLLTCEQYAISLQLLAVRADAGAVQYHRRYLSQSTERNNQENVAKSSRDDPEEPLKLNSTVAPGATRTLKPYDAESTIGREHAVAGADGGNPASTARSFSFRAEDVHVAAGGHHKKKKGSHGSNIMSFLKRSKRHA, from the exons ATGGACGCGGGGagcgccggcgacggcgaggcggggcggcaggAGGGGACGCCTCCCTCCGGCGCGCCGACGGGCCCCGCGGCGCCGTTCGgcaggtcgtcgtcgtcgtcgggtcTCGGCGCGAAGGGCGGCGCAGCACCCCAGAGCTTCGACGGCGCGCTCAGA GAGCTCAAGGATCTGCAGTCGCAGTTGCACCAGGCGGCGGACTGCTGCGAGAAGGCGTTCCTCGCCACCGAGGAGAAGAGGCT AATCCTGGACAGTACAAAGAGCTACATCTGCAACGCGGTAGTGGCAGTGATTGATCATCTGGGGACCGTTTCATCCAAGCTTGAGCACCAGCTGGAGGACAAGACTGAGATCATGCAAACAGAGCAGAAGATCAGCTTCCTGAAGCAG AGGCTCTTGACATGCGAACAGTATGCAATTTCTCTCCAACTATTGGCCGTTCGTGCGGACGCTGGCGCCGTTCAATATCATCGCCGTTACCTTTCCCAAT CTACTGAAAGAAACAACCAGGAAAATGTTGCCAAGTCAAG CAGAGATGACCCAGAAGAACCCCTCAAGCTCAATAGCACAGTGGCGCCAGGAGCTACTCGCACTCTGAAGCCATATGATGCTGAATCAACCATCG GGAGGGAGCATGCCGTGGCGGGTGCAGACGGTGGAAACCCAGCATCCACAGCGAGGTCATTTTCCTTCAGAGCAGAG GATGTTCACGTTGCTGCAGGGGGTCATCACAAGAAGAAGAAAGGCAGCCATGGCAGCAACATCATGTCATTTCTCAAAAGAAGCAAGCGACATGCGTAA